One genomic window of Caldivirga maquilingensis IC-167 includes the following:
- a CDS encoding methionine adenosyltransferase — protein sequence MARNIVVSGIRRPPTEDLPVELVERKGLGHPDYIADSISEYVSRELSKYYMENFGTILHHNVDKVLVIGGNAQVKFGGGEIIEPIRIIVSGRATTEVKSSTGVVKVPIGSIILSAARKFIIDNFRFLNPDQHLVIDYKVGQGSVDLVGVYELGVSSGGVPLANDTSIGVGFAPLTVTERLVYETERLLNSREFKARYPEVGEDVKVMGLRRGRKITLTVASALVSRLIKDKDHYISVKEDVVNAIYDNAVKLANGYEVEVHLNTADNPEHGIYYLTYTGTSAEHGDDGMTGRGNRANGLITPMRPMSMEATAGKNPVSHIGKIYYVLANMIAKRIHDEVKGTREVYVYLLSQIGKPIDNPLIANVEIITNEGEVTSEMKREAEAITDEEISRVTRLTSMFVKGEITPF from the coding sequence ATGGCCAGGAACATAGTAGTCTCAGGGATAAGGAGACCTCCAACTGAGGATTTACCGGTTGAGTTAGTTGAGAGGAAGGGGTTAGGTCACCCTGACTACATTGCTGACTCAATATCCGAGTACGTTAGTAGGGAGTTATCGAAATACTACATGGAGAACTTCGGCACAATACTCCATCATAATGTTGATAAGGTTCTAGTAATTGGAGGCAACGCCCAGGTTAAATTCGGTGGAGGAGAGATAATAGAACCAATTAGGATAATTGTATCCGGTAGAGCGACCACTGAGGTTAAGTCAAGTACAGGGGTGGTTAAGGTACCCATAGGTAGTATTATTCTATCAGCGGCGAGGAAATTCATAATAGATAACTTCCGATTCCTTAACCCGGATCAACACCTCGTAATAGATTATAAGGTTGGGCAAGGGTCAGTTGACTTAGTTGGCGTCTATGAACTTGGAGTATCCAGTGGAGGGGTGCCGCTTGCAAATGATACATCCATAGGGGTTGGTTTCGCACCATTAACAGTAACAGAGAGGCTCGTCTACGAGACTGAGAGACTACTTAACTCAAGGGAGTTTAAGGCAAGGTACCCTGAGGTGGGTGAGGATGTTAAGGTAATGGGCCTTAGGAGGGGTAGGAAGATAACGCTCACAGTTGCCTCGGCCTTAGTTTCAAGGCTCATTAAGGATAAGGACCATTACATAAGTGTTAAGGAGGATGTTGTGAACGCTATCTACGATAATGCGGTTAAACTGGCTAATGGATATGAGGTGGAGGTTCACTTAAACACCGCTGATAATCCTGAACATGGGATATACTACCTCACGTACACCGGTACCTCTGCTGAGCATGGGGATGATGGAATGACCGGTAGGGGTAATAGGGCTAATGGGTTAATAACACCAATGAGGCCAATGTCCATGGAGGCTACCGCAGGCAAGAACCCAGTATCACACATAGGTAAAATATACTACGTGTTAGCCAACATGATAGCTAAGCGTATTCACGATGAGGTTAAGGGTACTAGGGAGGTCTACGTATACTTACTAAGCCAAATAGGTAAACCCATTGATAACCCACTGATAGCTAACGTTGAAATAATAACTAATGAGGGTGAAGTAACCAGTGAAATGAAGAGGGAAGCCGAGGCTATAACTGATGAGGAGATTAGTAGGGTAACAAGGTTAACAAGCATGTTCGTTAAGGGTGAAATAACACCATTCTAA
- a CDS encoding U6 snRNA-associated Sm-like protein LSm6, which produces MQEKTEVNSVQPLRALGMMVNKSVVVKLKAGRVLSGTLRFIDQCMNIVLDDAEELDTRTNQVIVRYGKVLIRGNQVLYVSVRNELE; this is translated from the coding sequence ATGCAGGAGAAAACAGAGGTTAATAGTGTACAGCCTTTAAGGGCTTTAGGCATGATGGTTAATAAGAGCGTGGTTGTTAAGCTTAAGGCAGGTAGAGTTCTCAGTGGTACTTTAAGATTCATAGACCAATGCATGAACATAGTGCTTGATGATGCGGAGGAGTTAGACACTAGGACTAATCAAGTGATTGTTAGGTATGGTAAAGTACTAATAAGGGGGAATCAAGTACTCTACGTATCCGTAAGGAATGAATTAGAGTGA